A genomic window from Sulfurimonas paralvinellae includes:
- a CDS encoding serine hydroxymethyltransferase, giving the protein MSFLKEFDEVVYNLCEKELERQTDHLEMIASENFTLPAVMEAMGSVFTNKYAEGYPAKRYYGGCEYADSVEQLAIDRACELFGCSYANVQPHSGSQANGAVYAALLKAGDKLLGMDLSHGGHLTHGSKPSFSGKNYSSFTYGVELDGRINYDRVLDIAKIVQPKIIVCGASAYARGIDFAKFREIADEVGAILFADIAHIAGLVAAGEHPSPFPHAHVVTTTTHKTLAGPRGGMIMTNDEDIAKKINSAIFPALQGGPLVHVIAAKAVGFKHNLSPEWKEYAKQVKKNASVLADVLMKRGYDVVSGGTDNHLVLVSFVGKEISGKDADAALGNAGITVNKNTVPGETRSPFVTSGIRVGSPALTSRGMKEKEFELIANKMADVLDDINNTELQAKIKAELKELAQNFVIYNQPTY; this is encoded by the coding sequence ATGAGTTTTTTAAAAGAGTTTGATGAAGTCGTATACAACCTATGCGAAAAAGAGCTAGAGAGACAAACTGACCACTTGGAGATGATTGCATCTGAGAACTTCACACTGCCTGCCGTAATGGAAGCGATGGGATCTGTATTTACAAACAAATATGCAGAAGGATATCCTGCAAAACGTTACTATGGCGGATGTGAATATGCAGACAGTGTTGAACAGCTTGCAATCGACAGAGCATGCGAACTTTTTGGCTGCAGCTATGCAAATGTACAGCCACACTCTGGAAGTCAGGCAAACGGTGCCGTCTATGCAGCACTTTTAAAAGCCGGAGATAAACTTCTTGGTATGGACTTAAGTCACGGCGGACACTTGACACATGGTTCAAAACCATCGTTCTCAGGTAAGAATTACAGCTCGTTTACATACGGTGTTGAGCTTGACGGCCGCATCAACTATGATAGAGTTTTAGATATTGCTAAAATCGTTCAACCTAAGATCATCGTTTGTGGTGCGTCTGCTTATGCACGTGGGATCGACTTTGCAAAATTCCGTGAAATCGCTGATGAAGTCGGTGCAATTTTATTTGCCGACATTGCACACATCGCAGGTCTTGTCGCTGCAGGTGAACACCCTAGCCCGTTCCCTCACGCACACGTAGTAACGACAACAACACACAAAACTCTGGCAGGTCCTCGCGGCGGTATGATCATGACAAACGATGAAGATATCGCGAAAAAGATAAACTCTGCTATCTTCCCTGCACTGCAAGGAGGACCACTTGTACATGTTATCGCTGCAAAAGCGGTAGGTTTCAAGCACAACCTCAGCCCAGAGTGGAAAGAGTATGCAAAACAAGTGAAGAAAAATGCCTCAGTTCTTGCTGATGTACTTATGAAACGCGGTTATGATGTCGTTTCAGGCGGAACAGACAATCACCTCGTACTTGTCAGTTTTGTAGGAAAAGAGATCTCAGGAAAAGATGCAGATGCCGCTCTTGGTAATGCCGGTATCACAGTAAACAAAAACACTGTTCCTGGTGAGACAAGAAGCCCATTCGTGACTTCCGGTATTCGTGTAGGTTCTCCTGCGCTTACATCACGCGGTATGAAAGAGAAAGAATTCGAACTTATCGCAAATAAAATGGCTGATGTTTTAGATGATATTAACAACACTGAACTTCAGGCAAAGATAAAAGCAGAGCTCAAAGAGTTGGCACAGAATTTTGTCATCTACAACCAACCGACATACTAA
- a CDS encoding ferritin family protein: MRQYESYRCNKCGNIVEVQNVGGGELHCCGQAMEMITENLTLVNLMKAFAGESQARNKYEYYAKVAQKEGYRDIAAHFQRAANNEKEHAKLELALHNRMKYERENNFGSTEENLQDAINGESYENTTMYPDFAAIAKEEGEREAATLFKNIGKVEVEHEKMYKMLLERLMSHKEFLSDNEEEVWICEVCGHIHYGKKALEVCPVCKHPKEYQSRLIEPK; encoded by the coding sequence ATGAGACAGTATGAATCATACAGATGTAACAAGTGCGGGAATATAGTTGAGGTTCAAAATGTGGGCGGCGGTGAGCTGCATTGTTGCGGTCAGGCGATGGAGATGATTACTGAAAATCTCACTTTGGTCAATTTGATGAAAGCATTTGCCGGAGAGTCGCAGGCGAGAAACAAGTACGAATACTATGCAAAAGTCGCTCAAAAAGAGGGTTATCGTGACATTGCGGCACATTTCCAAAGAGCGGCGAATAATGAAAAAGAGCATGCAAAGCTTGAACTTGCCCTTCATAATAGAATGAAGTATGAAAGAGAGAATAACTTTGGAAGTACCGAAGAGAATCTTCAAGATGCCATCAATGGTGAAAGTTATGAAAATACAACCATGTATCCTGATTTTGCTGCGATTGCAAAAGAAGAAGGGGAAAGAGAAGCGGCTACGCTCTTTAAGAACATCGGTAAAGTAGAAGTCGAGCATGAAAAAATGTATAAGATGCTGCTAGAGAGACTTATGTCACATAAAGAATTCTTGAGTGATAATGAAGAAGAGGTATGGATCTGTGAAGTATGCGGACACATTCATTACGGCAAAAAAGCGCTTGAAGTTTGTCCGGTATGTAAACATCCAAAAGAGTATCAATCACGCCTGATAGAACCTAAGTAA
- a CDS encoding DUF1882 domain-containing protein: protein MTAMDLKLIKMVSDHYWIKKDTVVNKLTFKGRTFYNKFERVNAPLTQSVINQHLKGEITVAHSLVNKNNIVENIVIDYNGRDPERFYHKTQLLLREEGFINFTAYKSKTEGHLHVYIHKGHTTLQEAIQIGKMISMKLAAKQPKQWRMFPNNDMPDEYNILVLPYDVYAKERGASWSKHM from the coding sequence ATGACTGCAATGGATCTAAAACTCATTAAAATGGTCAGTGACCACTACTGGATAAAAAAAGATACAGTAGTGAATAAACTCACCTTTAAGGGGCGTACTTTTTACAATAAATTTGAAAGAGTGAACGCTCCGCTCACGCAATCCGTTATCAATCAACACTTAAAAGGCGAAATAACGGTTGCACACTCCCTTGTAAACAAAAACAACATTGTTGAAAATATTGTCATAGATTATAATGGAAGGGATCCGGAGAGATTTTATCATAAGACGCAACTACTCTTGCGTGAGGAGGGTTTTATCAACTTCACAGCTTATAAGAGCAAAACGGAAGGGCATCTGCATGTTTATATTCACAAAGGTCATACAACACTGCAAGAAGCAATTCAAATAGGTAAGATGATAAGTATGAAACTTGCAGCCAAACAACCAAAACAGTGGAGAATGTTTCCCAACAACGACATGCCGGATGAATACAATATACTTGTTCTTCCGTATGATGTCTATGCCAAGGAGCGAGGCGCTTCCTGGTCAAAG
- a CDS encoding acetyl-CoA carboxylase biotin carboxylase subunit yields the protein MSKIKRILIANRGEIALRIIRACKELGIKTVAVFSDVDEDGVWVQKADNSYAISGDPLEAYLNYKNLINIAMRTRCDAIHPGYGFLSESAEFARACEENDIIFIGPKAEHIALFGDKMASKTAVKKVGVPILEGTVEPVSDAKEGERIASEIGFPVIIKAAFGGGGRGMRIVYKAGEFQEFFESATNEAIKYFGKGEVFIEKYVQNPRHIEVQIVADKYGNVVHLGERDCSIQRRHQKVIEIAPSPRLNDATRKKLCETAVNAVKEIGYENVGTVEFLVDENDDFYFIEMNTRVQVEHPVTEIISGIDIIQRMIEIAGGDKLKYKQEEIVIRGYSIEFRINAENPQNNFMPAVGKITNYMAPGGPGVRLDTSVYAGYTIPPNYDSMVGKLIVYALEWDGVVRKGLRALDEFFIDGVVTNIPLHKAIITEKDFKEGKFNTSYLDEKLPTFDFDEYKSTRSIVDKSFILKGSDDLLY from the coding sequence ATGAGTAAAATAAAAAGAATATTGATTGCAAACAGGGGCGAGATAGCCCTGCGAATCATTCGCGCATGTAAAGAACTTGGCATAAAGACTGTTGCCGTCTTTTCAGATGTGGATGAAGATGGTGTTTGGGTGCAAAAGGCTGATAACTCATATGCCATCAGTGGAGATCCTCTTGAAGCCTATCTCAATTATAAAAATTTAATAAACATCGCTATGCGAACCCGTTGTGACGCGATTCATCCCGGATATGGATTTTTGTCTGAGAGTGCCGAATTTGCCAGAGCATGTGAAGAGAATGATATTATCTTTATTGGACCGAAGGCTGAACATATTGCACTTTTTGGAGATAAAATGGCTTCAAAAACGGCGGTCAAAAAAGTCGGTGTACCTATTCTTGAAGGTACGGTAGAACCTGTTAGTGATGCAAAAGAGGGCGAGAGAATTGCAAGTGAAATAGGTTTTCCGGTTATTATAAAAGCGGCTTTTGGCGGTGGTGGACGCGGTATGCGTATTGTTTATAAGGCAGGTGAATTTCAGGAGTTTTTCGAATCTGCTACGAATGAAGCGATAAAATATTTCGGCAAAGGTGAAGTGTTCATAGAAAAATATGTTCAAAATCCTCGTCATATTGAAGTGCAGATTGTTGCAGACAAGTATGGCAATGTCGTTCATTTGGGTGAGCGTGACTGCTCAATCCAAAGAAGACATCAAAAGGTAATAGAGATAGCACCAAGTCCACGACTCAATGATGCAACAAGAAAAAAACTATGTGAAACAGCCGTCAATGCCGTCAAAGAGATTGGCTACGAAAATGTCGGAACAGTTGAATTTTTAGTAGATGAAAATGATGATTTTTATTTTATTGAGATGAATACAAGAGTTCAGGTTGAACATCCCGTTACTGAGATTATATCAGGTATTGATATTATACAGAGAATGATTGAAATAGCCGGTGGCGACAAGCTTAAATATAAGCAAGAAGAGATAGTGATTCGAGGCTATTCCATAGAGTTTAGAATAAATGCTGAAAACCCGCAAAATAATTTTATGCCTGCAGTAGGAAAAATTACAAATTATATGGCACCGGGAGGTCCGGGAGTAAGACTCGATACAAGTGTGTATGCCGGTTATACAATTCCTCCTAATTATGATTCAATGGTAGGAAAACTCATTGTTTATGCTTTGGAATGGGATGGAGTTGTTAGAAAAGGCTTGAGGGCTTTAGATGAGTTTTTCATTGATGGTGTTGTGACAAATATACCGCTTCATAAAGCCATTATTACAGAAAAAGATTTTAAAGAGGGGAAATTTAATACCTCTTATCTTGACGAAAAACTACCGACATTTGATTTTGATGAATATAAATCCACACGGAGTATCGTTGATAAAAGTTTTATATTAAAAGGGTCTGATGATCTTTTATATTAA